The following are from one region of the Streptomyces tuirus genome:
- a CDS encoding cytochrome P450 family protein, producing MEFSHPMVIDPTGRDIHGEAARIRERGPVTPVELPHGVPAWAISSAPLLKRLLTDPRVSKDPRRHWQRWIDGEVSPDWPLYTWVAVRNMFTAYGTEHKRLRTLVSKAFTARRTTALRPRIEEITATLLDHVEEAGAGGRAVDLREEFCYPLPIRVIGELLGLPQELGAELRIVVDGVFHTSAEPDEVADIYARFYAVLGELVAAKRAAPGDDLTSALISAREEDGGTRLSEQELLDTLMLVISAGHETTVNLLDNAVHALLGHPAQLALVLGGQASWDDVVEETLRAEAPVASLPLRYAVEDLPLGELGGPDGAVIRKGEAILAAYAAAGRDPQQHGPDAAVFDVTRASKDHLAFGYGVHHCLGAPLGRLEARVALPALFARFPGLALAAPEEGLPPVDSFISHGHRSLPVLTG from the coding sequence ATGGAGTTCAGCCACCCGATGGTGATCGACCCGACCGGCCGCGACATCCACGGCGAGGCCGCCCGCATCCGTGAGCGCGGACCCGTCACGCCCGTCGAACTCCCCCACGGTGTCCCGGCCTGGGCGATCAGCAGCGCCCCGCTCCTGAAGCGGCTGCTCACCGACCCGCGGGTGTCGAAGGACCCCCGCCGGCACTGGCAGCGCTGGATCGACGGCGAGGTCTCGCCGGACTGGCCGCTGTACACCTGGGTCGCGGTGCGGAACATGTTCACGGCCTACGGCACCGAGCACAAACGCCTGCGCACCCTCGTCTCCAAGGCGTTCACCGCCCGCCGCACCACCGCGCTGCGGCCCCGCATCGAGGAGATCACCGCGACGCTCCTCGACCACGTCGAAGAGGCGGGGGCCGGAGGCCGCGCGGTCGACCTGCGGGAGGAGTTCTGCTACCCGCTGCCCATCCGGGTCATCGGCGAACTGCTCGGCCTGCCACAGGAGTTGGGCGCCGAGTTGCGGATCGTGGTGGACGGCGTCTTCCACACCTCGGCGGAACCGGACGAAGTCGCCGACATCTACGCCCGGTTCTACGCCGTCCTCGGCGAACTGGTCGCCGCGAAGCGGGCGGCGCCCGGTGACGACCTGACCTCCGCGCTGATCTCGGCCCGCGAGGAGGACGGCGGCACACGGCTCAGCGAGCAGGAGCTGCTCGACACGCTGATGCTGGTCATCAGCGCCGGTCACGAGACGACGGTCAACCTGCTCGACAACGCCGTCCACGCGCTGCTCGGCCACCCCGCCCAGCTCGCGCTCGTCCTCGGTGGGCAGGCCTCCTGGGACGACGTCGTGGAGGAGACGCTGCGGGCCGAGGCGCCGGTGGCCAGCCTGCCGCTGCGGTACGCGGTCGAGGACCTGCCCCTCGGGGAACTGGGCGGCCCGGACGGCGCGGTGATCCGCAAGGGAGAGGCGATCCTCGCCGCGTACGCCGCCGCCGGACGCGACCCGCAGCAGCACGGCCCGGACGCCGCCGTCTTCGACGTCACACGGGCTTCGAAGGATCATCTGGCCTTCGGATACGGCGTCCACCACTGCCTCGGCGCCCCGCTCGGGCGGCTGGAGGCGCGGGTGGCCCTGCCCGCGCTCTTCGCGCGATTCCCCGGCCTGGCTCTCGCAGCGCCGGAGGAAGGGCTGCCGCCGGTGGACTCCTTCATCTCGCACGGCCATCGGTCGCTGCCGGTTCTGACGGGCTGA
- a CDS encoding DUF6114 domain-containing protein: MPREGVRPAFRQWRAARPFWGGLLLALGGVEVLLTLKASLDVIVHVGMQGLAGYLLPVVMLLCGVLILLNPAQRLFYSVIGVLVSLGTWLTSNLGGFFIGLLLGVTGSCLAFGWLPDQEPRVSRRRRRKEARAAKAVARPLEREAGRTA, translated from the coding sequence ATGCCACGCGAGGGGGTCCGGCCCGCCTTCCGGCAGTGGCGGGCCGCCCGTCCCTTCTGGGGCGGGCTGCTGCTCGCCCTCGGCGGGGTGGAGGTCCTGCTCACGCTGAAGGCGTCGCTGGACGTCATCGTGCACGTCGGCATGCAGGGCCTGGCCGGCTACCTGCTGCCGGTCGTGATGCTGCTGTGCGGCGTGCTGATCCTCCTCAACCCCGCCCAGCGCCTGTTCTACTCGGTCATCGGGGTGCTGGTCTCCCTCGGCACCTGGCTGACCTCCAACCTGGGCGGCTTCTTCATCGGCCTGCTCCTGGGCGTGACCGGCAGCTGCCTCGCCTTCGGCTGGCTCCCGGACCAGGAACCCCGCGTCAGCCGCAGGCGGCGCCGGAAGGAGGCCAGGGCCGCGAAGGCCGTGGCGCGGCCCCTGGAGCGGGAGGCCGGCCGGACCGCCTGA
- a CDS encoding DUF6230 family protein, whose translation MTSPAGHTPERPDGAAAPDASAAPARRGRVRARRAAVMAVPATLAAAGLAVLTAQGALGVQFAISGMPFTVTATELDGTGFAQFGGLDEMAEGSPNAGDTGGQVLVVTSVIKNATLSKLCQSVDLGGTNLVIRAGEGAQKVRASDLTTDSTELTGDAAFTNIEIGNDAGTLDKAGPNGRGPKGVFSQQSDTVHIADLRQTNYATTAGVFKLPGLKLGFSGSGC comes from the coding sequence ATGACCTCCCCCGCCGGGCACACCCCCGAAAGACCGGACGGCGCCGCCGCCCCGGACGCCAGTGCCGCTCCCGCGCGACGCGGGCGGGTCCGGGCGCGCCGGGCCGCGGTGATGGCGGTACCGGCCACCCTGGCCGCCGCGGGCCTCGCGGTCCTCACGGCCCAAGGGGCGCTGGGTGTGCAGTTCGCCATCTCCGGCATGCCGTTCACGGTCACCGCGACCGAGCTGGACGGCACCGGCTTCGCACAGTTCGGCGGCCTGGACGAGATGGCCGAGGGCAGCCCCAACGCGGGTGACACCGGCGGTCAGGTGCTGGTCGTCACGTCCGTGATCAAGAACGCGACGCTCTCCAAGCTGTGCCAGAGCGTGGACCTCGGCGGCACGAACCTGGTCATCAGGGCGGGTGAGGGGGCTCAGAAGGTCCGTGCCAGCGACCTGACGACCGACTCGACCGAGCTGACCGGCGACGCCGCGTTCACCAACATCGAGATCGGCAACGACGCCGGCACGCTCGACAAGGCAGGGCCGAACGGCCGCGGGCCGAAGGGCGTGTTCAGCCAGCAGTCCGACACCGTGCACATCGCCGACCTGCGGCAGACCAACTACGCCACCACCGCAGGCGTGTTCAAGCTGCCCGGTCTGAAGCTGGGCTTCAGCGGATCGGGGTGCTGA